A genomic region of Synechococcus sp. NOUM97013 contains the following coding sequences:
- a CDS encoding site-specific integrase: MSVFHKVNRSGNSKVLSAEERELIQKHLPEKYRLITETLYWSAGRIREVLTIRVRNLVPDRQMVVLERMTTKTKETREIYLPDHLMQKLLLRVRSLDLGPADHLFFNESPTQNQHCRKHLSTQSFDKELRCVCDWNNLQGISSHSFRRTQLTELYRDGWSLREIQHISGHRSLQEYLEIDKAEVVDKYRQRMATT; encoded by the coding sequence GTGTCTGTCTTCCACAAGGTCAACCGCTCTGGAAATTCAAAGGTCCTCTCCGCCGAGGAGCGTGAATTGATCCAGAAGCACCTTCCCGAGAAATACCGACTGATCACAGAAACCTTGTATTGGTCAGCAGGTCGCATCAGGGAGGTGCTCACCATCCGAGTGAGGAACCTTGTTCCTGACCGTCAGATGGTGGTTCTGGAGCGGATGACCACCAAAACGAAGGAGACACGAGAGATCTATCTGCCTGACCACCTGATGCAGAAACTGCTGCTGCGGGTGCGTTCTCTGGATCTGGGACCTGCTGACCACTTGTTCTTCAACGAGAGTCCGACTCAAAACCAGCACTGCCGCAAGCATCTCTCCACGCAGTCCTTTGATAAGGAACTGCGCTGTGTGTGCGACTGGAACAACCTCCAGGGAATCTCATCCCACTCGTTCCGCCGCACTCAACTGACGGAGTTGTATCGGGATGGATGGTCGCTGCGAGAGATCCAGCACATCAGTGGGCATAGGTCGCTCCAGGAGTACCTGGAGATTGATAAGGCAGAGGTCGTGGACAAGTACCGCCAGCGCATGGCGACCACCTAA
- the glyQ gene encoding glycine--tRNA ligase subunit alpha: MHFQDIISTLNRFWSEQGCLLLQPYDTEKGAGTMSPHTVLRAIGPEPWAVAYPEPCRRPTDGRYGDNPNRAQHYFQYQVLIKPSPDGIQETYLASLEALGIRAADHDIRFVEDNWESPTLGAWGVGWEVWLDGMEVTQFTYFQQCGGLDCKPVSIEITYGLERLAMYLQDVENIWDLSWNGERSYGDIWLPFEKGQCHFNFEASNPERLKQLFAIYEAEAADLIDKNLPAPALDFVLKCSHTFNLLEARGVISVTERTATIGRIRNLARKVAEAWLAEREALGFPLLNREAATAA, from the coding sequence ATGCACTTCCAGGACATCATCAGCACCCTCAATCGTTTCTGGTCAGAACAGGGGTGCCTGTTGTTGCAGCCCTATGACACCGAGAAAGGGGCTGGCACCATGAGCCCGCACACGGTGTTGCGAGCCATCGGTCCTGAGCCTTGGGCGGTGGCCTATCCCGAGCCCTGTCGTCGTCCCACCGACGGTCGATACGGCGACAATCCCAACCGGGCGCAGCACTATTTCCAATATCAAGTGCTGATCAAGCCATCACCTGACGGTATTCAGGAGACCTACCTCGCGTCTCTTGAAGCGTTGGGCATTCGAGCTGCGGATCACGACATCCGTTTTGTCGAAGACAACTGGGAGTCCCCCACCCTTGGCGCTTGGGGTGTGGGTTGGGAGGTGTGGCTGGATGGCATGGAAGTGACCCAGTTCACCTACTTCCAGCAGTGCGGGGGTCTGGATTGCAAGCCGGTGTCCATTGAGATCACCTACGGCCTTGAGCGGCTGGCGATGTACCTCCAGGATGTTGAGAACATCTGGGATCTCAGCTGGAACGGCGAGCGCAGTTATGGCGACATCTGGCTGCCTTTTGAGAAGGGGCAGTGCCATTTCAATTTCGAGGCGTCCAATCCGGAGCGTCTCAAGCAATTGTTCGCCATTTATGAAGCGGAAGCGGCGGATCTCATCGATAAGAACCTGCCGGCACCGGCCTTGGACTTCGTGCTCAAGTGCAGTCACACCTTCAACCTGCTGGAGGCCCGTGGCGTGATTTCAGTGACCGAGCGCACCGCCACCATTGGCCGCATCCGCAACCTGGCTCGCAAGGTGGCGGAAGCCTGGCTGGCGGAACGGGAGGCCTTGGGCTTCCCGCTGTTGAACCGGGAAGCGGCGACGGCGGCCTGA